One Penicillium oxalicum strain HP7-1 chromosome III, whole genome shotgun sequence genomic region harbors:
- a CDS encoding Alcohol dehydrogenase 2, translating into MSIPQKQKAVIYDQPGTVSTKVVEIDVPEPGAGEVLINLTHSGVCHSDYGIMTNTWKMLPYPTQPGQVGGHEGVGKIVKLGPGTDSSGLKVGDRVGIKWVASACGNCQPCGAGFDGLCFNQKVSGYYNPGTFQQYALGPANYVTPIPDGLDSAAAAPMLCAGVTVYSALKRSNVRPGQWVVISGAGGGLGHIAVQLASRGMGQRVIGIDHGSKADLVKESGAEHFIDITQFPKDDNGEALQKHVKSLTEGLGAHAVVVCTAANAAYAQALPLLRFATAFPMTFINQHITVTGSAVGNRTDAIETMEFASRGIIKAHYRLENMENLTAVFQEMAEGKLQGRVVLDLTQ; encoded by the exons ATGTCGATTCCTCAGAAGCAAAAAGCGGTTATTTACGACCAGCCAGGCACGGTTTCCACCAAAGTGGTAGAGATTGATGTTCCTGAGCCCGGCGCTGGCGAGGTTCTGATCAACCT AACTCACTCGGGCGTGTGCCACTCCGACTATGGGATTATGACAAATACT TGGAAAATGCTCCCGTACCCAACCCAGCCGGGCCAAGTTGGAGGGCACGAAGGAGTTGGAAAGATTGTGAAGCTCGGTCCTGGGACGGACTCCTCCGGCCTGAAGGTTGGTGATCGGGTCGGCATTAAATGGGTGGCCAGCGCTTGTGGAAACTGCC AGCCTTGTGGAGCCGGCTTCGACGGACTGTGCTTCAATCAGAAGGTCTCGGGATACTACAACCCCGGAACCTTCCAGCAGTACGCTCTTGGACCAGCCAACTATGTGACACCCATTCCCGACGGGCTAGACTCTGCCGCCGCTGCCCCCATGCTCTGCGCCGGTGTGACCGTATATTCCGCCTTGAAGCGAAGTAACGTCCGACCCGGGCAATGGGTCGTCATTTCCGGTGCCGGAGGCGGCCTTGGCCACATCGCAGTGCAACTGGCCAGTCGAGGCATGGGCCAACGTGTTATTGGAATTGACCACGGAAGTAAGGCGGATCTGGTCAAGGAGTCTGGCGCCGAGCATTTCATCGATATCACACAGTTCCCCAAGGACGACAACGGTGAAGCGCTGCAAAAGCATGTCAAGTCCTTGACGGAAGGACTCGGGGCACACGCAGTCGTTGTCTGCACTGCTGCAAATGCAGCCTATGCACAGGCGTTGCCCCTGCTGCGATTCG CGACGGCCTTCCCGATGACTTTCATCAATCAACACATCACAGTGACTGGGTCGGCAGTCGGGAATCGCACCGATGCGATCGAGACGATGGAATTTGCCTCTCGGGGGATTATCAAAGCTCATTATCGTTTAGAGAATATGGAGAATCTCACTGCCGTGTTCCAGGAGATGGCAGAAGGGAAATTGCAGGGTCGGGTGGTATTGGATCTGACTCAATAG
- a CDS encoding putative amino-acid permease — translation MTAIDEDIEKKGMAAVTPAGEGSVPAYDDIAVGSAPEVKPLKRNLQGRHMQMIAIGGSIGAGLFVGTGSALQSGGPGALLICYLIVGAMLLLTVQALGELATMYPENGAFFTYCVRFINPAWGFAVGWDYAISWLVILPFEITAAGITIRFWRDDLNVGIWIATFLVVLSAIQWFGVRGYGEVEFGLGLMKIIAVIGFIILGIVIDCGGAPKGGYIGTEYWRNPGAFTDFPGFCSVFVTAAFAFSGTELAGLAAAEAANPAKSVPKATKQVFWRIMIFYVLATFMVGLIVPHDADYLLNSSGANTKASPFVRVSIQNAGIAGLPSVMNAVITISVISVANSATFGSSRTIQALAQRGMAPKIFAYVDSKGRPVWCVLLQIAFGFLAFVNEASATGSVIFGWLLALSGINSLFVWGSICLAHVRFRAGWKHQGREVSELAYAAPFGVIGSWIGFGLNVLCLVATFYTAVIPMDAEVFFENYLAGPLILGLYIAWIVYTMINKDPKLDRGAMFVKVQDMDMFSNMRDTALDIDLPSKKVYNTWGEWFAAAPMRIVRSIF, via the exons GAGAAGAAGGGTATGGCTGCGGTCACACCCGCTGGCGAGGGAAGTGTTCCAGCATATGACGATATTGCAGTTGGTAGCGCGCCCGAGGTGAAGCCCCTCAAGCGAAACCTCCAGGGCCGTCATATGCAGATGATTGCCATTG GTGGTTCGATCGGTGCTGGTCTCTTCGTCGGTACAGGTAGTGCACTGCAGAGTGGAGGGCCCGGAGCTTTG TTGATCTGCTATTTGATCGTCGGGGCTATGCTGCTCCTCACCGTCCAGGCGTTGGGAGAGTTGGCTACTATGTATCCCGAGAACGGTGCTTTCTTCACTTATTGTGTCCGGTTTATCAATCCTGCCTG GGGCTTCGCTGTTGGCTGGGACTATGCCATCAGTTGGCTTGTCATTCTTCCCTTTGAGATCACGGCTGCCGGAATCACAATCCGTTTCTGGCGAGATGACCTGAACGTCGGAATTTGGATCGCCACATTCCTTGTTGTGCTTAGTGCAATCCAATGGTTTGGTGTTCGTGGATATGGTGAAG TTGAATTCGGACTCggcttgatgaagatcatTGCCGTCATCGGCTTCATCATCCTTGGTATCGTCATCGATTGTGGAGGTGCTCCCAAGGGGGGATATATCGGCACTGAGTACTGGCGCAATCCTGGCGCCTTTACTGACTTCCCGGGCTTTTGCTCGGTCTTTGTGACTGCCGCCTTTGCCTTCTCGGGTACTGAGCTGGCTGGTCTGGCCGCTGCCGAGGCCGCGAATCCCGCCAAGTCCGTTCCCAAAGCGACCAAGCAAGTCTTCTGGCGTATCATGATCTTCTATGTCCTGGCCACTTTTATGGTAGGCCTGATCGTCCCCCACGATGCCGACTACCTGCTCAACTCCTCCGGCGCCAACACTAAGGCCTCTCCCTTCGTTCGTGTTTCTATCCAAAACGCCGGTATCGCTGGGTTGCCTTCGGTCATGAACGCAgtcatcaccatctccgTCATCAGTGTCGCCAACTCAGCCACCTTTGGATCCAGCCGTACGATCCAGGCTCTTGCTCAGCGCGGCATGGCGCCCAAGATTTTCGCCTACGTTGACAGCAAGGGTCGCCCCGTGTGGTGTGTACTTCTTCAGATTGCCTTTGGCTTCCTTGCCTTTGTCAACGAGGCCTCCGCGACGGGTAGTGTCATCTTCGGCTGGCTTCTCGCTCTTTCCGGCATCAACTCTCTCTTCGTCTGGGGCAGTATCTGTCTCGCGCACGTCCGCTTCCGCGCTGGTTGGAAGCACCAGGGCCGTGAGGTCAGTGAGCTTGCGTATGCTGCGCCTTTTGGAGTCATTGGTAGCTGGATCGGCTTTGGACTCAACGTCTTGTGTCTGGTTGCTACCTTCTACACCGCCGTTATTCCCATGGACGCCGAAGTGTTCTTTGAGAACTATCTCGCAGGGCCGCTGATTCTCGGCCTCTATATTGCGTGGATCGTGTACACCATGATCAACAAGGACCCCAAACTGGACCGAGGTGCCATGTTTGTCAAAGTACAGGACATGGATATGTTTAGCAACATGCGTGATACGGCTTTGGACATTGATCTGCCTTCCAAGAAGGTGTATAACACTTGGGGAGAGTGGTTCGCGGCCGCGCCGATGCGTATTGTTCGCTCTATCTTCTAG